From the Kogia breviceps isolate mKogBre1 chromosome 3, mKogBre1 haplotype 1, whole genome shotgun sequence genome, one window contains:
- the NGRN gene encoding neugrin gives MAVSLSRLLCGGVRAAVARCGFASRGVAIPGSVGREPDPDSDWEPEERELQEVESALKRQRKAIRFQKIRKQMEAPGSPPRTLTWEAMEQIRYLHREFAESWSVPRLAEGFDVSTDVIRRVLKSKFVPTVEQKLKQDQKVLKKIGLARSLQQLPGSGDTSAPLSASRSLSGSLLIPGDEASSKGHGHSTALKVTELNTHRTNTPRRQKERNKGIQGLEEEKSFVPVAAALGHPRELQKFSTSDCGGTRGTDRDGLPSDKKLAELKAGEPGDQNFSNKVVQRGREFFDSNGNFLYRI, from the exons ATGGCGGTTTCTCTGAGCCGCTTGCTGTGTGGGGGTGTCCGTGCCGCGGTCGCTCGCTGTGGGTTTGCTTCCCGGGGCGTGGCGATCCCGGGATCTGTCGGCCGTGAGCCGGACCCCGATTCCGACTGGGAGCCGGAGGAGCGGGAGCTGCAGGAGGTGGAGAG CGCCCTGAAACGACAGAGAAAAGCTATCCGGTTCCAGAAAATTCGGAAGCAAATGGAGGCGCCAGGTTCCCCGCCCAGGACCCTGACGTGGGAAGCCATGGAGCAGATCCG GTATTTACACAGGGAATTTGCAGAGTCCTGGTCAGTTCCCAGATTGGCTGAAGGCTTTGATGTCAGCACTGATGTAATCCGAAgggttttaaaaagcaagtttgtGCCCACAGTGGAGCAGAAACTGAAGCAAGATCAAAAAGTCCTTAAGAAAATTGGGCTTGCCCGCTCGCTCCAGCAGCTCCCAGGCTCTGGGGATACCTCAGCACCGCTTTCTGCAAGCCGTTCTTTATCGGGCTCTTTGCTGATACCAGGGGATGAAGCCTCATCCAAAGGCCATGGTCACAGCACAGCTTTGAAAGTGACAGAATTGAACACTCACAGAACAAATACACcaaggagacagaaggaaaggaataaaggaatccagggcctggaggaggagaagagCTTTGTGCCTGTTGCTGCAGCCCTAGGTCATCCGAGAGAGCTGCAGAAGTTCTCCACTAGTGACTGTGGAGGCACCAGAGGAACTGACAGGGATGGATTGCCAAGTGACAAGAAGCTGGCAGAGTTGAAGGCAGGGGAGCCAGGTGACCAGAACTTTAGCAACAAAGTCGTGCAGAGGGGACGAGAGTTCTTTGACAGCAATGGGAACTTCCTGTACAGAATTTGA